The genomic region CTAGTATGACCGACCCTCTGCATTATGGTTGTTTCGATATATGGATTGAATGGGTGATAAAGAAATAACTTGTATcataaacattttatttattctttcaacaAGTCATGCTTTGGTAACTGAGGCGAGTGGCTTTACTTCCCTCCATAGCTTCGACGGCCATTACCTCCGCCAACACCGCCAAAACTGCCACTGCTTCCAACAATTCCACCGTTGCCACCGCCAAATCCGCCGTTGCCACCGCTAAAACCTCCATTCCCTGTGACTAATCCACCATTTCCACCTCCAAAACCTCCACTTCCAACGCCAAAACCGCCATTTCCACCACCAAAACCGACATTTCCACCGCCTAAACCTCCATTACCTCCACTGTAACTACCAGCACCACCATTTAATCCTCCGAatcctccagctccacctccgACTCCTCCCACACCACTGActcctccaaatcctcctccagctccacctccgACACCTCCTCCCACACCACTGACTCCAAATCCGCTTCCGCCGCTAACCACAGCGCCTCCATTCCCACCAAATCCGTGGCCGCCGTTGAATCCAGCGCCTCCATTTGCCCCGAATCCGCCAGCGACGGCACCAGCTCCGCCTCCGATTCCTCCACTTCCGCCGCTGAATCCTCCTCCGATTCCTCCACTTCCGCCGCTGAATCCTCCTCCGATGTGGCCTCCTCCACCACCGATgtggcctcctccacctccacctccactatggcctcctccaccaccgatgtggcctcctctacctccaccacggCGACTTGCGTATCCTCCACCAGCCATAGCCACGGACGCTGTCGCCATCAAGGCTACGCTTATCA from Penaeus vannamei isolate JL-2024 chromosome 26, ASM4276789v1, whole genome shotgun sequence harbors:
- the LOC113814813 gene encoding uncharacterized protein isoform X2 gives rise to the protein MCRSLMVISVALMATASVAMAGGGYASRRGGGGGGGGHIGGGGGHIGGGFSGGSGGIGGGFSGGSGGIGGGAGAVAGGFGANGGAGFNGGHGFGGNGGAVVSGGSGFGVSGVGGGVGGGAGGGFGGVSGVGGVGGGAGGFGGLNGGAGSYSGGNGGLGGGNVGFGGGNGGFGVGSGGFGGGNGGLVTGNGGFSGGNGGFGGGNGGIVGSSGSFGGVGGGNGRRSYGGK
- the LOC113814813 gene encoding uncharacterized protein isoform X1; its protein translation is MPRNLMVISVALMATASVAMAGGGYASRRGGGGGGGGHIGGGGGHIGGGFSGGSGGIGGGFSGGSGGIGGGAGAVAGGFGANGGAGFNGGHGFGGNGGAVVSGGSGFGVSGVGGGVGGGAGGGFGGVSGVGGVGGGAGGFGGLNGGAGSYSGGNGGLGGGNVGFGGGNGGFGVGSGGFGGGNGGLVTGNGGFSGGNGGFGGGNGGIVGSSGSFGGVGGGNGRRSYGGK
- the LOC113814813 gene encoding uncharacterized protein isoform X3; the protein is MPRNLMVISVALMATASVAMAGGGYASRRGGGGGGHIGGGGGHIGGGFSGGSGGIGGGFSGGSGGIGGGAGAVAGGFGANGGAGFNGGHGFGGNGGAVVSGGSGFGVSGVGGGVGGGAGGGFGGVSGVGGVGGGAGGFGGLNGGAGSYSGGNGGLGGGNVGFGGGNGGFGVGSGGFGGGNGGLVTGNGGFSGGNGGFGGGNGGIVGSSGSFGGVGGGNGRRSYGGK